Genomic window (Daucus carota subsp. sativus chromosome 5, DH1 v3.0, whole genome shotgun sequence):
TTCTCTACGTTCCCATTTTGACTTCTGTTGCTGTTATCTATGGTTGCTCTTTTTTCCGGAGGAAAAGGGGAGTTGCTTAGAGGAATTATATCTTCGCCTTTTATGGCTCCTAAAGGTGAGTCCTTGCCAGATAAAATACGTTTAAGCTGAGGCCGCTGACAGATTATTCGCCCTTTGTTCCACCCAGGAAAAACAAAAGAAGATGAAACATTATCCTTCAGGAAAGAATAGGCAGTCTTCGCAATTGGAAAATCTCGTGTTATTGAACTTTTTTCCATCTGGCCTCGTCTGCATCACAATTAAAAGAAAACTATAATGTACAATAAACTGCCTTACCCAAGTCCAACAACAGCATTAAATCCACTTCCTAATATTGTAGCAAAAACGAGGAATTTACAAGTTCTCCACTACTTAAGTTAACCAAGCCAGGGGACATAACATAGGCAAATCGCCTAATCCCATCTTATTATGTACCTACTACAAATAGGTGAAGTACAATAGAACGTAAAAACTCCCACCTTAGAGTGGGGAATCTAGCTCATGAATTATTAGAAACATTAAGAAAGGTATCTAGCAATAAAAAGAAGTAAGAAAGGTGAAAAAGAGAACTAGAGCGTTAAACCATAGCCGGACCGCCTCAACCAACTGAAGCCTTGAACTACATTTAACAGTACAACCCCCAcccatttatatattattagaaCTTCATGcaaaatagtaaaattaagCAAAAATATTAGTATCTTGCTTAAAAATTGCTCTTCTTTTTTAGAAGCAAAATCACTAGATGAGTTCTGTTAGCATCAAGCGGTTTAAAGCATTAAACCTgcctttatttaattttttggcaTATCTAATTCTGTATTTTTTACTCAATATGGGTCGGTAAGCTTCATAGCAGCGCAGGAGATGATGGGACCTGATGCCACTTACCTATCCAGCTGTTGCTGCATATATATAGAAAACTCCACACACAACAATAGTACTACGAATATCAAGGAAAAGTCTTTCTTTTTCATAAAGAAGAAAACACAAAAATGGAAAGAACACGCATGGAAATAAAGCATGAAATACAAAAAAATGTAGAACTTACACCACCACAGCGGTTGCCAATTGAGGAAGATCCTCACCCCTAGAAACTTTTTTGACCATGTCGTTCATCCAAACTGATATTGCTGTGCAAGCACCACCCGGTGACATCCTGCAATGGTCAAAACACTCTATGAGAGGCCATAGCCTGGTAATGCATACAGagaaaaaagttcaacaaatatATCCAGCATTACCTATGTACATCCACAGACCATACAAGTTTGTTGCTACGAAAGAGTTCAGGATATAGCCCTCGCTTGGTTGCTTCAATTAACACTCTTGAAGCTCTTTCCTTCTGGCCTAGCCACCAAAGCGCTTCCAGAAGTGTGTTGTAAAACCTCAAACCTAAACCGCACCCCTCAGTTTTGAGTTTGTCGAAGACATACTCTACCATTTGCCAGTTAGAATCATCATCATAATCTCCTTTAATCATCTGGCCAATCACTTGGTGGACATTGGATACCTTTTGTGTTACCATCTCATCCAACAACTCCGATACACTGTCCCACCTGAAAAACAAGGATTACCTGGTGAGTAAATTCAAAAATGGCACATAAATATCAATGATCTAATTTATTTTGTACAACAGTGACCGATAACCTGGTGAAAATATTCAAGACACATGGATAATGAGCTAACATTCTCTTTTACAACAGTGAttcaacaaatcaaaatataattctattagAGGCACTTAATCATTCATTACAATGACTTATTTTGACTTTACGCACCTTGTAAATTATTTTAGAGTTGTAAATCTAGGTTTGATTGCTGATAGAGATTGAACAACTTCTAGATCATCAGCAAGCCCAAATAAAGTAGATATAATACTCTTAATTAGATCTACTAATGTAAAAGGGCATGCGTCAACAATTATGTCAACTTAACATTGTTGCAGTTAAAACTATGAAATATGAATTCTCTGATCTCTGGATTAAGACCTATAATTTCATGAAAGTTAATAACGTGAGGTCGAGGAGAGCCAGTACTGAGAGGGCACTAGAGTGGTTTTCAGAGAGCAATTTGATGATTTACTTTCTTTACATCTAAAACGCAGGGTAGAAAGTTTCAGGAAGTATATTAGGTTAAATATCTTTACATCAAAATTCATATGTGCTTGTGCTAGTTGTACAGTTTTGAGCACTATATCTAAAACAAATATGATTTCCAATGTATTCCTGAAGAGCAAACACGAAAATGAATTTCCATGAAAACACACATATGCTTCAAAGTTGCAAAAaacaaattgaagttattaAGCACACCAGTCAAACTTTAACCATTATCATTCTGGATATGAGCTTTGAACTACCTGTATACTAAGTATATTGTTTTCTGGTCATCTGGTCAGTGGTAATGAATCacgaaattttaatttttagttgcATTGTTGGAATTAATGCATAGAACTTTGGCTTTAAAATGGAATTCTCTGCATCTTTCAACCAAATTTGGACGACTTTGAACACTAAGAAGAAAATTTATCATTCTCCATTTCAGGAATCAACAGAATGCTACCAAACAGAGATGAGATGTCTTATGGTTTCCGAGATGAGCGTATCTGTAGTTTGCTAGTTAGAGTTTAAGGAGCTTATTTAAACAGGTATCTATGTTCAAATAGTaatcacaattttaattttatttttttccaattaaTAAAGAGATGGCTTTGTCTTTTAGAAGGAACTCTTTAAGATTCTCAAGGTTGTGATTTAGCAAGCCTCTGGCTGACGCCCTTGGAAAAAGAAGAGTTAAATCACTCTATAAATGtcctaaaaaaataaattaaattaacattATTCATAACTGGAGTTAAAGTTAATGCCTAGAGCAAGTCTTAAGGTTAATTAACAGCCCAACACGTTTAACATACAGACCAACTTTATTCTGCacttaatcatatattttttgtggAAGCTTTATCTGTTACAAAGCTAAGGATTTCCATGTTGGAGTTGTTACGAATTAATTTTGCGCTAAACATTTTCATATCATGGAGACTTGAAGACAACTCTATCATGAGAAACAAATTGAACTAAAGTTTTTCTGAAGAAACAGATGAAATATGTTATTGCTATTGCATGAAAATAATGTAAATAAGCGCAGTAGTACATAAACTGGCCAAAATTTGACATGTGTGGTTgacaatataaaaattatcaaacacttTTTCAAATAAACAATGGATAATCTCTAGCCATATGAAACTAACCTGTCATTCCTAGCGCAAATGGCTATCAACATGCAGTAGCACATAACAGGGGGCAATATGCCGGATTCTTTCATTTCCCGAAACTGCTCCTCACTCTCATCAACCAAACCTGCGAAACAGTAAACGCTTAAAACAGCCTCAAGGGTTCGTTCGTCAGGTTCACATCTTGCTTTTTCCATGTCAACATATGCTTTTATAGCCGCTTCATATTGGCCTCCTTGTCTAAATCCTTCAATGACACCATTGAATGAATCAGTACTCCTTTTAACACCGTTATCAACCATCCTAGAGAAGATTGCTTCAGACTCTTTGTACAGTCCTCCCCTTGCAAACACATGAATCAGAGAATTGTAAGTCTCAATGGTAGCCTTTCCCCCTACTTCATTCATCGTATTAAAAGCAACTATAGTTTCCTCATACAGTGCGGCTTGCCCATAAGCTTCAATAACCCCAGTATAAACCTTCGGGCTAGGGACCAATCCTTTCTCATTCATATCAAGCAATACCTTGTTGGCGTCTTCATAAAGCCCTCCTTTTCCACAAGCGAAGATCAAACTTTCATAAGTCTCCATGTTCGGCTCAACGTTCTCTTCTAACATATCATGGAACAAAGTAACCACTTCCTTGAAATACCCACCTTCTCCAAATACCTGAATCAGTATATTGTAAGTTGTCGCATCCGGCTCCGTATTGCTCACTTTCATGTCAAGAAACAGCCCACGAACCTCATCATACCTCCCATTCTTTCCATACAAATTCAACAGAATACTATAAGTCCCAGCATTAGGCATGCACCCAGCAGCCTGCATTTGCTTAAACACACCCATTGCTCCATTAATTGAACCTAAATCTGCATACGCCTCTAGTAACACATTATAAGATGTTATATCAGGCAAGTTCCCGCTAGACTCCATATCTTTAAGTAGCTCAGAAACCTTTTCAAGCTTACCCAATTTACCAAAAGTCTCCACTAAATAACTATAAGTAGTAATATCAGGCTCTACACCGCCATCATTCATAGTCCTAAACACCATTTCCGCCTCATCACCTAAACCCCTACTAGCACAAGCACTAAGCAAAGTATTATACGTGACAAGATCCGGTTGTATACCATCATGCCTCATTTCTGCAAACAAACCCAATAACCCTTCCCAATGATACCCCCCTCTAGCACAAGAATTAATCACTGTATTATAAGTCAAAATATTAGGCATCACTTTTTCTTTCTTCATCCTATTCAATAGCTCTAAAGACACCTCATACTTCCCATTCCGCCCATACGCATTAATAATCGACGTGTACGAGAAAACGCTCCTCGACACACCTTGACcaggcatttcatcaaacacgtCAGAGCATTTATCCAAAAGCCCCTCCCTCCCCAAAACCCCAATTATAATCGTATAAATATGCTCATTCGGCTTACACCAAATTTGCCTCTGCATATACTTAAACAACCTTAAAGACCTTTGCCAATCACCACGATGCGCAAATTCCTTAAAAACCTGAGCAAAATCATTAAGACTAAGCTTATTCTTAAACGCATCGAGACAACGAGCTATGCTACCGCGTGGAGGCAAACTAGACAACTTATCAATAAGCGTTTCGACATCATAAGTATACTTACCCTTTTCGACAGTGACTGAAGGGGTTCCAAGAATGAGCTCCCCGCGGCCTTTAGCTCTCAGTGGAGCTGAGGAGATTAACAAAAGCCTTCGATTATCGGCGAAAGATGGTTTCTTGAAAGGAAAAAGAGGGGTTTTAATTAGGGTTTTAGcagggaagaagaagaagatagggGGGAGAGAGTGTTGAGTGAGGGTCATTTTGGTCATATGGGTCTGAACATGTGAAGAAAACAATTGGGTTTCTGGGTTTAATTCAAGGTTTTCAAAGGTGAAGAAGacaggtgtgtgtgtgtgtgtgtgtgtgtgtgttggagAGGGAGGTGAATTTGAAGGTGAGATGTTGAAGATGGAAAGCACAGGGCTTGAGGGTTGTggataacaaaattaactttgGCGCTTCAAACTTTACTTAACTAACTGTCTCAATTAACAAGTGATTGAGGGTTGAGGGAGAGATGTGTAAATGTGTAATATTATAGCAACGtttaaacaatttttagcaATGAAATtgattgatttatttattacagattaaaatttggattttattatttttagaactgaaaataatatattgaaatgGAGTTAGATTTGGCTTTTGATGATATGATCTTTTGTTTAATGTTTAAAACGAGTTCAATTCTGTTAAAATTGGAATATGGTCtgacaggaaaaaaaaaacgagttaaatgataaaatgattAACATCTCATTAGTCATTCAGGTCATATTTCGgttagttttaatttaaaagttaaCGACATGATTTTGATACTTGTAAACAAGTTTAATCACCGGAGACCCCTGGAGATCAATGATgaagttaatattttttgtcGATTTCATTGAAGTCTAACTTATCAATAGATTTGTTATACGAATAATTCGGATATCAATGTGTCAATATCCGAATTTAAATTTGGGATCTGAATCTGTATCCGAATTTAaacttgtttttaaaaaatattcgaaTTGGACGTATAATATCGGGATCCGTTTTAAATTATctagttttttaaatttaatgaaaaaaacttaaataatttattttattcttaaaataagagttaaaatatgaaatattttttaatataatatataaatatatgatatatatatatatataatatttttttaaaaggttTACGCTTAAATACGTCtttgaaaaaatttgtaaataattaacaaaattatatacaattaattataattattatatattatatatatatttttttatttcttgattCGAATGTTAGCGGATATGATATGTTGTTAGGATAAAAATACGAGATTCAACTTCTAAtgcaaaacacacacaaaacaatatatttgatgtggaaaacccacgtcccaacttatattattaatcaaaaccattatcaataatacaatcaaccaaacttggatactcaagcctactacTTAAGCATCCGCCCGCAAGCGATAAttaagtctacatcttgagcacacctatcaaatacaatatgactatgtatatatagccatctcaaacttagacaaatcagaatctaactcTAACTTTGAAATACCTAACTGCAATTGAAATCCAGTTCTAAAATCttcaactcaaatcagaatccaattccaactGGGTCTTCTAACTTTGTGAACAAAACataccttttataataattgtctaaacatacaattataaTCGTTATATATTTTGGAACACCAAAGTCCATATGCTATCattgtaatgggctgatacctaacaTA
Coding sequences:
- the LOC108222928 gene encoding pentatricopeptide repeat-containing protein At1g74850, chloroplastic isoform X1 is translated as MTKMTLTQHSLPPIFFFFPAKTLIKTPLFPFKKPSFADNRRLLLISSAPLRAKGRGELILGTPSVTVEKGKYTYDVETLIDKLSSLPPRGSIARCLDAFKNKLSLNDFAQVFKEFAHRGDWQRSLRLFKYMQRQIWCKPNEHIYTIIIGVLGREGLLDKCSDVFDEMPGQGVSRSVFSYTSIINAYGRNGKYEVSLELLNRMKKEKVMPNILTYNTVINSCARGGYHWEGLLGLFAEMRHDGIQPDLVTYNTLLSACASRGLGDEAEMVFRTMNDGGVEPDITTYSYLVETFGKLGKLEKVSELLKDMESSGNLPDITSYNVLLEAYADLGSINGAMGVFKQMQAAGCMPNAGTYSILLNLYGKNGRYDEVRGLFLDMKVSNTEPDATTYNILIQVFGEGGYFKEVVTLFHDMLEENVEPNMETYESLIFACGKGGLYEDANKVLLDMNEKGLVPSPKVYTGVIEAYGQAALYEETIVAFNTMNEVGGKATIETYNSLIHVFARGGLYKESEAIFSRMVDNGVKRSTDSFNGVIEGFRQGGQYEAAIKAYVDMEKARCEPDERTLEAVLSVYCFAGLVDESEEQFREMKESGILPPVMCYCMLIAICARNDRWDSVSELLDEMVTQKVSNVHQVIGQMIKGDYDDDSNWQMVEYVFDKLKTEGCGLGLRFYNTLLEALWWLGQKERASRVLIEATKRGLYPELFRSNKLVWSVDVHRMSPGGACTAISVWMNDMVKKVSRGEDLPQLATAVVVRGQMEKSSITRDFPIAKTAYSFLKDNVSSSFVFPGWNKGRIICQRPQLKRILSGKDSPLGAIKGEDIIPLSNSPFPPEKRATIDNSNRSQNGNVEKGTKRRSKPELMTSGV
- the LOC108222928 gene encoding pentatricopeptide repeat-containing protein At1g74850, chloroplastic isoform X2, whose protein sequence is MQRQIWCKPNEHIYTIIIGVLGREGLLDKCSDVFDEMPGQGVSRSVFSYTSIINAYGRNGKYEVSLELLNRMKKEKVMPNILTYNTVINSCARGGYHWEGLLGLFAEMRHDGIQPDLVTYNTLLSACASRGLGDEAEMVFRTMNDGGVEPDITTYSYLVETFGKLGKLEKVSELLKDMESSGNLPDITSYNVLLEAYADLGSINGAMGVFKQMQAAGCMPNAGTYSILLNLYGKNGRYDEVRGLFLDMKVSNTEPDATTYNILIQVFGEGGYFKEVVTLFHDMLEENVEPNMETYESLIFACGKGGLYEDANKVLLDMNEKGLVPSPKVYTGVIEAYGQAALYEETIVAFNTMNEVGGKATIETYNSLIHVFARGGLYKESEAIFSRMVDNGVKRSTDSFNGVIEGFRQGGQYEAAIKAYVDMEKARCEPDERTLEAVLSVYCFAGLVDESEEQFREMKESGILPPVMCYCMLIAICARNDRWDSVSELLDEMVTQKVSNVHQVIGQMIKGDYDDDSNWQMVEYVFDKLKTEGCGLGLRFYNTLLEALWWLGQKERASRVLIEATKRGLYPELFRSNKLVWSVDVHRMSPGGACTAISVWMNDMVKKVSRGEDLPQLATAVVVRGQMEKSSITRDFPIAKTAYSFLKDNVSSSFVFPGWNKGRIICQRPQLKRILSGKDSPLGAIKGEDIIPLSNSPFPPEKRATIDNSNRSQNGNVEKGTKRRSKPELMTSGV